One part of the Amphiura filiformis chromosome 5, Afil_fr2py, whole genome shotgun sequence genome encodes these proteins:
- the LOC140152116 gene encoding uncharacterized protein has translation MICGGDTNQQVKVNGEDVEQVDTFNFRGSLIDNAGGSSQEIRRRLAMARSSAIALTDIWKDRGISKATKIHIMDALVFPIALYGCETWAVGMTDKKKIMAFEIWCWRKMLRISWKEHKTNEFVVL, from the exons ATGATCTGTGGAGGAGATACAAATCAGCAAGTGAAGGTGAATGGAGAAGATGTGGAACAAGTTGACACTTTCAACTTTCGGGGATCACTTATAGACAATGCAGGGGGCAGTTCACAGGAAATCAGAAGACGCCTAGCCATGGCAAGATCATCTGCAATTGCGTTGACAGATATATGGAAAGACAGAGGTATTTCTAAAGCTACCAAGATTCATATTATGGATGCTCTGGTTTTCCCGATTGCCTTGTATGGCTGTGAAACGTGGGCGGTTGGAATGACAGATAAGAAAAAGATCATGGCGTTTGAAATATGGTGCTGGCGGAAGATGCTGAGAATATCGTGGAAAGAACATAAGACCAATGAATtt GTTGTGTTGTGA